The following is a genomic window from Candidatus Tanganyikabacteria bacterium.
GCCGCCGTCCCGGCCCGCCGGCCGGCCCACCACGTGACGGCGGCCGACCGCGAGATATACTCGCGCCTGCTCGCGGCCGTGCGGGTGGTGCCGGCCGACCGGCGCGGCGCGAGACTGGTCGCGGCGGGCCTGGCGTTAGAAGGCACGCCGTACGTCGCGGGAGCCCTCGAGGTTCCCGGGGCCGAACGGCTGGTGTGCAACCTGCGGGGCCTGGATTGCGTGACGTTCGTCGAGGCGTGCCTTGCGGCGGCTCGCGTCGCCGACCTGCCCGACCCGCCGTTCGAGGCGTTTCTGGCGGAACTGGCGCGGAACCGCTATCGCGACGGGCGCATCGACGGGTACGCGAGTCGCCTGCACTACTTCAGCGAGTGGATCGCCCGCAACGCCGCCCGCGGCGCGCTCCGGGACGTCACGGCCGATCTCGGCGGCGTTCCCGCGGACCGGCAGATCGACTACATGAGCGCGCATCGCAAGCTCTACCCGCGCCTGGCCAGCGAACGGACCTTCGCGGCCATCCAGGCGACCGAGAGGGAACTCTCGGCCCGGAGCCTGGTCCTCGTGCCCCGGGATAGGGTCGCGGCAATCGAGGCCGACCTGCAGGATGGCGACATCCTGGCGATCGTGCCGACCACAGCGGGCCTCGACGTCTCCCACACCGGCCTGGTGCGGCGCGGAGCCGACGGGCGGCCGCGACTGCTGCACGCGCCGGACGTCGGGGACCGGGTTCGCACCACCACCGACACCGTGGCCGAATACGTGGCCGGGCACGCCAAGGTGCACGGCCTGATCGTCGCCAGACCGCTGTAACCCCACCGCGTGGGCCTCCGAGCAGGATTGCGGCTCAGCGGCGCTTGATCGGCACTTTCTCGGAGGTGTTGGGGAAGAGGCGCACCGCGCGCGGCGACACCTTGCCCTTGCCCGCACGATGCAGCATGCACGTGTCGAAGGTGCACGTGTTGCTCTCGTTGTAGCAGAACGTTCGCTCGATCATCGGCAGGCCGTTCTCGCCCACCTTGTAGCGGCCCTGCCGGTCCGTGTCGTAGTAACCCAGCACCCAGCGCTTGAAGCCCGGGCACGCGATTTCGCAGTTCGCCTGCACGCTCTACATAACCCCCTGCTCGATCTCAGTACCCGGCCGGCAAGAGATATAATCAACAGGCCATGACTACCGAGTGGGCGGTCCATGCCGCGGACGCCGCCGACCTCCAGGACTTGCTGGATGGCGGCCTCCTCGCGCCTGCTGCCGACAGGGGCGTCGCGCTCGGATTGCCCGCCCCCCTGCCGCGCTCGGTGGTGGTCACGCGGCTCTACTGGGGCGACGCCTTCTGTCATCTCTTGCTGCCCACGCGGGCCGAACGCCGGCAGGCCGAGGATTCCGCCCGCCGCTTCGGCCTGGACCTGACCCTGGCCACGCCGCCCCTGGCCGAACCCGAACTCGCCGCATTGCGCGAGGTGCTCTCCTGGCTCGCGCCCGGAGAGGAAGTCGAGGTCAACGACTGGGGGGTCCTGCGCCTCTTGGCCCGGGACTACGCGCACCTCCGGCCCGTTCTCGGCCGCGGCCTCCTCAAGGCGCTCAAGGATCCGCGCCGCGAAGGGGGCGATCGGCAACCCGCGGTC
Proteins encoded in this region:
- a CDS encoding DUF1460 domain-containing protein, giving the protein MPPAETLRLVAASSVFLAALAIAAAPILAAAVPARRPAHHVTAADREIYSRLLAAVRVVPADRRGARLVAAGLALEGTPYVAGALEVPGAERLVCNLRGLDCVTFVEACLAAARVADLPDPPFEAFLAELARNRYRDGRIDGYASRLHYFSEWIARNAARGALRDVTADLGGVPADRQIDYMSAHRKLYPRLASERTFAAIQATERELSARSLVLVPRDRVAAIEADLQDGDILAIVPTTAGLDVSHTGLVRRGADGRPRLLHAPDVGDRVRTTTDTVAEYVAGHAKVHGLIVARPL